The following are encoded in a window of Methanococcus voltae genomic DNA:
- the rqcH gene encoding ribosome rescue protein RqcH — translation MQVNSNLLNDVKTEKKEMTNIDICVAVKELQNLINAKFDKAFLVNNQDGRELILKVHNTEMGTQEIVIGVGKYKYITKTEYDRQKPKNPHSFVMLLRKNLRNIKITKIEQHNFDRIVKITFEWNELKYTLIIELFKDGNVILLDKENKIVMPLRNERFSDRKLIPKEEYKFPAQRDLEPANLEYEVAKKIFKDELQKDEFKDLEMVRIISRIFGLAGVYAEEICKIANMDKNLKNINEEQTEQLYEGIKEFFDLLTNSKPYAIIVEEKTEKEVKDNAKKIIDVSPIELIRYEESNLKEKETENLNIYKKYYENYLNALDEYFSQFILQKDIKKEETKLDKLIRKQERIVNSQIETKAKYEKQSAKNHQKGDLIYANFTEIDEIINTIRSAREKMEWKQIKKIVSENKDNPILSKIESINEKNAELNLKLIAEYGGELGTIKGNVAIDIRESAFENANSYYTKAKKFKNKVSGVIVALEISQKKLEKIRQQTELDAELLKQKQQNIKKKERRVLKWYEKLKWTIIDNYLIIAGKDATTNEIIVKKYLEKNDVVFHTLMEGAPFTVIKNTSEETPSEETLLEVAKFAVSHSKAWKLGLGSADVYWVLPEQISKTAESGEFLKKGAFVIRGKRNFIRSAPLDLGVGIVEYDGEKRITTAPLKTLENSFEKYELIKPGKLKKSNLVKQLLGEFKDYELIDEDIFSTLPPGESEYVNSKDKRLPRRK, via the coding sequence ATGCAAGTTAATTCAAATTTATTAAATGATGTCAAAACAGAAAAAAAGGAAATGACAAACATAGATATATGTGTGGCCGTCAAAGAGCTCCAAAACTTGATAAATGCTAAATTTGATAAGGCTTTTTTAGTAAATAACCAAGATGGTAGAGAATTAATTTTAAAAGTCCATAATACGGAAATGGGAACTCAAGAAATAGTAATCGGTGTTGGAAAGTACAAATACATCACAAAAACTGAGTATGACCGTCAAAAACCAAAGAATCCCCATTCCTTTGTAATGTTGTTAAGAAAAAATTTGAGAAATATAAAAATTACCAAAATTGAGCAGCATAATTTTGATAGAATTGTTAAAATAACTTTCGAATGGAATGAATTAAAATATACGCTCATTATAGAATTATTTAAAGATGGAAATGTAATATTATTAGATAAAGAAAATAAAATCGTTATGCCTTTACGTAATGAACGTTTTAGCGACCGTAAATTAATACCAAAAGAAGAATACAAATTCCCCGCTCAAAGGGACTTGGAACCTGCTAATTTAGAGTATGAAGTTGCTAAAAAAATCTTTAAAGATGAATTACAAAAAGATGAATTTAAAGATTTAGAAATGGTAAGGATTATATCAAGAATTTTTGGTTTAGCGGGCGTTTATGCAGAAGAAATTTGTAAAATAGCAAATATGGATAAAAATTTAAAAAATATAAATGAAGAACAAACAGAGCAATTATACGAAGGTATAAAAGAATTCTTCGACTTACTAACTAATTCAAAACCTTATGCAATAATTGTAGAAGAAAAAACGGAAAAAGAAGTAAAAGACAATGCTAAAAAGATAATTGACGTAAGCCCTATTGAATTAATTAGATATGAAGAAAGCAATTTAAAAGAAAAAGAAACAGAAAATTTAAATATATATAAAAAATATTATGAAAATTACTTAAATGCGTTAGATGAGTATTTTTCACAGTTTATACTTCAAAAAGATATTAAAAAGGAAGAAACAAAACTCGATAAGCTTATAAGAAAGCAAGAGAGAATCGTAAACAGCCAAATTGAAACAAAAGCTAAATATGAAAAGCAATCCGCTAAAAATCATCAAAAAGGCGATTTAATATATGCAAATTTCACAGAAATTGACGAAATTATAAATACAATCCGCTCAGCTCGTGAAAAAATGGAATGGAAGCAAATTAAGAAAATTGTTTCAGAAAATAAAGATAACCCAATACTCAGTAAAATTGAAAGTATCAACGAAAAGAACGCAGAATTAAATTTAAAGTTAATTGCGGAATATGGTGGAGAATTGGGTACGATAAAAGGAAATGTAGCTATAGACATAAGAGAATCCGCTTTTGAAAATGCTAATAGTTATTATACAAAGGCAAAGAAATTTAAAAATAAAGTAAGTGGGGTAATTGTAGCTTTAGAAATATCTCAAAAGAAATTGGAAAAAATAAGACAACAAACAGAGCTTGATGCTGAGCTTTTGAAACAAAAACAACAAAATATCAAGAAAAAAGAGAGAAGAGTACTAAAATGGTATGAAAAATTAAAATGGACTATTATAGATAATTATTTGATTATTGCGGGTAAAGATGCAACTACAAATGAAATTATCGTGAAAAAATATTTAGAAAAGAATGATGTCGTATTCCACACGTTAATGGAGGGTGCACCATTTACAGTTATTAAAAATACCTCCGAAGAAACGCCAAGTGAAGAAACATTATTGGAAGTGGCTAAATTTGCAGTTTCTCACTCTAAAGCTTGGAAATTGGGCTTAGGTAGTGCAGATGTTTATTGGGTATTGCCAGAACAAATTTCAAAGACTGCAGAAAGTGGAGAATTCCTTAAAAAAGGTGCTTTCGTGATAAGGGGTAAAAGAAACTTTATAAGGAGTGCACCGTTAGATTTAGGGGTGGGAATTGTTGAATATGACGGTGAAAAGAGAATTACCACAGCCCCATTAAAAACACTTGAAAATTCATTCGAAAAATATGAGTTAATTAAACCTGGAAAACTTAAAAAGAGTAATTTAGTAAAACAGCTTTTAGGTGAATTTAAGGATTATGAACTAATAGACGAAGATATATTTAGTACACTACCTCCAGGGGAAAGTGAATACGTTAATAGTAAAGATAAGCGATTACCTCGTAGGAAATAG
- the hycI gene encoding hydrogenase maturation peptidase HycI produces the protein MGSDVKHNLCNRNYEELISKIFENVKNDKLLVMGVGNDLKGDDGFGVEVVRFLRRYYTKKLQLQDKFSSDIDNENISENDYIEVFNVNDKLVLLDSGVVPENFTDLIKNENPSKIIIVDAALMHKEFGTVDLVYENQLATVGFSTHALPLSILIKYIKSNIDTDVSIVGFEPYNLEFGSTLSKEADLILQEFSKQLVSKIDDFLNF, from the coding sequence ATGGGTAGTGATGTAAAACATAATTTATGCAATCGTAATTATGAAGAATTAATTTCAAAGATATTTGAAAATGTTAAAAATGATAAATTATTGGTTATGGGCGTAGGAAACGATTTAAAAGGGGACGATGGTTTCGGGGTGGAAGTAGTAAGATTTTTAAGACGGTATTATACTAAAAAATTGCAATTGCAAGATAAATTTTCAAGTGATATCGATAACGAAAATATATCTGAAAACGACTATATCGAAGTATTCAACGTCAATGATAAGTTAGTACTCTTAGATTCTGGAGTAGTTCCTGAAAACTTTACCGATTTAATTAAGAATGAAAATCCTTCTAAAATAATTATTGTAGATGCTGCATTGATGCACAAAGAATTTGGAACAGTTGACCTCGTTTATGAAAATCAACTCGCAACAGTTGGTTTTTCTACTCACGCATTACCCTTGTCTATATTAATTAAGTATATTAAATCAAATATTGATACAGACGTTTCAATAGTCGGATTTGAGCCTTATAATTTGGAATTTGGCAGTACGTTGTCTAAAGAAGCAGACCTTATATTACAAGAGTTCTCAAAGCAATTAGTTTCAAAAATAGATGATTTTTTAAATTTTTAA
- a CDS encoding KEOPS complex subunit Pcc1 yields the protein MTTIKYKMGFNSSKIVVDSLKIDDVDEGLIITTKFEELNDKNLTTMENNGKLVFSVQTNSIGSLKNIIDDFFVNYEMAEKIQKMNYK from the coding sequence ATGACAACTATAAAGTATAAAATGGGTTTTAATTCTTCAAAAATCGTTGTAGATAGCTTGAAAATTGATGATGTAGACGAAGGATTAATTATAACCACCAAATTTGAAGAATTAAATGATAAAAATTTAACGACAATGGAAAATAATGGAAAATTAGTATTTTCAGTCCAGACTAATTCTATTGGTTCTTTAAAAAATATAATTGATGATTTTTTTGTAAATTATGAAATGGCAGAAAAAATTCAAAAAATGAATTACAAATAA
- the argS gene encoding arginine--tRNA ligase has product MPNEIENKLIEILNEKVKNLTGEEIEIRLDEPPSINMGDYSTNICFRLAKPLRKAPKMIAEDIVSQLIEENDLKALKIEKIEALNGYINFFVDYNEFSKEVLSNIADEKESFGKLETKNEKVILEHTSANPNGPFHIGHGRNMVIGDSLKRILINAGYDVETQYYVNDMGRQEAIVVYGLDKFNLNENKKQDHGIGEVYVETNKLLNENEDLNQEILDLMRNYESDCEIFEKEGKESEIMGKFEKAVNYTLDGFKQTLGNLNIYHDKFVWESSFVKNGDVKSLIARLKETGKVVKDEVYRLDLSDYGIEKKMVLARLNGTSLYSTRDIAYHIAKMENCDKAVNLLGADHKLTAIMVNKTLDLLGYNEADIVFYEFISLPEGSMSTRRGTFISMDELLEEAKVRAKSEIIKRNVATDEAEIEEIANKIAVGAVRYNIVRISPEKPMIFRWDEALDFEKVGCPVIQYAHARCCRILENVSNSDNLDVLTNMDNINNLESEFNYEMNDSEKVLVRMISKLPEIIEKSAEVRKPQILANYVLDVAQSFNKFYGNCPILKESENIKNSRIKIVNATKIVIENSLELLGIEVPGKM; this is encoded by the coding sequence ATGCCGAATGAAATTGAAAACAAACTTATAGAAATTTTAAATGAAAAAGTAAAAAATTTAACAGGCGAAGAAATCGAAATAAGATTGGATGAACCGCCTTCCATAAATATGGGGGATTATTCAACTAACATATGTTTCAGATTAGCTAAACCACTTCGAAAAGCTCCAAAAATGATTGCTGAAGACATTGTATCACAATTAATTGAAGAAAATGACTTAAAAGCTTTAAAAATTGAAAAAATAGAAGCTTTAAATGGATATATAAATTTCTTTGTAGATTATAATGAATTTTCTAAAGAAGTTTTATCAAATATTGCCGATGAAAAAGAATCTTTTGGTAAATTGGAAACTAAAAACGAAAAAGTTATACTTGAACACACTTCTGCAAACCCTAATGGTCCTTTCCATATTGGACACGGTCGAAATATGGTTATAGGGGACAGTTTAAAGAGAATATTAATAAATGCAGGTTATGACGTTGAAACACAATATTATGTAAATGATATGGGTAGACAAGAAGCTATCGTGGTTTATGGTCTTGATAAATTTAATTTAAATGAAAATAAGAAGCAAGACCACGGAATTGGGGAAGTTTACGTTGAAACAAATAAATTACTGAATGAAAATGAAGATTTAAATCAAGAAATACTTGATTTAATGAGAAACTACGAAAGTGATTGTGAAATCTTCGAAAAAGAAGGTAAAGAATCTGAAATAATGGGTAAATTTGAAAAAGCTGTAAATTATACCCTCGATGGATTTAAACAGACTTTAGGAAATTTAAATATTTATCACGATAAATTCGTATGGGAAAGTAGTTTCGTTAAAAATGGCGATGTAAAAAGCTTAATAGCAAGATTAAAAGAAACCGGAAAAGTAGTTAAAGATGAAGTTTACAGATTGGACTTATCAGACTATGGAATCGAGAAAAAAATGGTTCTTGCAAGATTAAACGGTACAAGTTTGTACTCTACAAGAGATATTGCTTACCACATTGCTAAAATGGAAAACTGTGACAAAGCAGTTAACTTGCTTGGTGCAGACCACAAATTAACTGCCATTATGGTAAATAAAACCCTTGACTTATTGGGATACAATGAAGCAGACATCGTATTTTACGAATTTATATCATTACCAGAAGGTTCTATGAGTACCAGAAGAGGAACATTTATCAGTATGGACGAATTGCTTGAAGAAGCGAAAGTTAGGGCAAAATCTGAAATTATTAAAAGAAATGTAGCTACTGACGAAGCTGAAATCGAAGAAATAGCGAATAAAATAGCAGTGGGTGCGGTAAGATACAACATTGTTAGAATTTCCCCCGAAAAACCTATGATATTTAGATGGGACGAAGCTCTCGACTTTGAAAAAGTTGGATGTCCTGTTATACAGTATGCACATGCCCGCTGTTGTAGAATTCTTGAAAATGTTTCAAATTCGGATAATTTAGATGTTTTGACTAATATGGACAATATAAATAATTTAGAATCTGAATTTAACTATGAAATGAATGATAGCGAAAAAGTTCTCGTAAGAATGATATCTAAACTTCCAGAAATTATTGAAAAATCCGCAGAAGTTAGAAAACCTCAAATATTAGCGAACTACGTTCTTGATGTAGCTCAATCATTTAATAAATTCTATGGCAATTGTCCGATATTAAAAGAATCAGAAAATATTAAGAATTCAAGGATTAAAATCGTTAATGCCACTAAAATTGTGATTGAAAACTCATTGGAGCTTTTAGGTATTGAAGTTCCGGGTAAAATGTAA
- a CDS encoding GNAT family N-acetyltransferase — protein MVEEDLIIRTANINDISQIMNLEIKSFDKGVRETEITYSNRLDVFKDGFLVLEHNNSNNSNNSNNINNNENKDEKNIIGFITSELWENVKENTEYCQKFNLNHNINKFHNDNGKELYISSIAISKNHQHKGYGNLLFNTLIDNMISKYNIKSIILIVSENWTNAIKLYTHNGFKEIYRINEFFNCNKGKFDGIIMKKELYSK, from the coding sequence ATGGTAGAAGAGGATTTAATTATTAGAACTGCAAATATCAATGATATAAGCCAAATTATGAACTTAGAAATTAAAAGTTTCGATAAAGGTGTTCGAGAAACAGAAATTACATATTCTAACCGATTAGATGTTTTTAAAGATGGTTTTTTAGTACTTGAGCATAATAATAGTAATAATAGTAATAATAGTAATAATATTAATAATAATGAAAATAAAGATGAAAAAAATATAATTGGATTTATAACGTCTGAATTATGGGAAAATGTTAAAGAAAATACCGAATATTGCCAAAAATTTAATTTAAATCATAATATAAACAAATTTCATAACGATAATGGAAAAGAACTATATATTTCGTCCATTGCAATTTCAAAAAATCATCAACATAAAGGCTATGGAAATTTATTATTTAATACATTAATAGATAATATGATTTCAAAATATAATATAAAGTCCATTATACTGATAGTTTCAGAAAACTGGACTAATGCAATAAAATTATATACTCACAACGGATTTAAGGAAATTTATCGAATAAATGAGTTTTTTAACTGTAATAAAGGCAAATTTGACGGAATAATTATGAAAAAAGAATTATATAGTAAATAA
- a CDS encoding B12-binding domain-containing radical SAM protein, which translates to MQNFNYKVGIIYPNKFKGGIACLATHVLNENLRKYDNIHTGVYFIENYNIVKNSDAIIITLQYENDYFNAIRIINELKKTNPNAKFIAGGPCAIANPIPLLYFFDYFVIGEIEGSDVMYDLITLNNDDLKDKYYSKEQKSGILISSDIIDLFEHSKLYANTNGKNNNSNSNNNNNNNNNNTNDNEILDEEYYIELSRIIDKIKKENTIKRIYPKKLGLDDYPIEQITHKDGAYGKAFLLEIGRGCPRRCKFCMAKCIYHPPRYRKLDDLKYLIDEGLKQTDADKVALIAPSVSDYKHVLELCQYIKDKDVKISPSSLRADTLTDELLEILQLKSLTIAPEAGSQRMRDTICKDVSKEDILNAVDISKKFGINTVKLYYMVGFKGETKEDIEDIINLTKEIKEKVRKVDVSINPMIPKPHTPFESHPFDIGGKKKIKTIEKELKKYKVSVDYENFNSMIAQTILCRGDFEISEALKSVNNVNELIKAVDKDVYLCEYDEEEMPWKFIQIN; encoded by the coding sequence ATGCAAAATTTTAACTATAAAGTCGGAATAATCTACCCCAATAAGTTTAAAGGGGGTATAGCTTGCCTTGCTACTCATGTTTTAAATGAAAATCTCCGCAAATATGATAATATTCATACGGGGGTCTATTTTATAGAAAATTACAACATTGTAAAGAATTCCGATGCAATAATAATAACATTACAATATGAAAATGATTATTTCAATGCAATAAGAATAATCAATGAATTAAAAAAGACTAATCCTAATGCTAAATTTATAGCAGGAGGTCCTTGTGCTATTGCTAATCCGATACCACTCTTATATTTCTTTGATTATTTTGTAATCGGGGAGATTGAAGGTAGTGATGTAATGTACGACCTCATTACATTAAACAATGATGATTTAAAAGATAAATATTATTCAAAAGAGCAAAAGTCTGGCATACTGATTTCTTCCGATATTATAGACCTTTTTGAACATTCAAAATTATATGCCAATACAAATGGTAAGAATAATAATAGTAATAGTAATAATAATAATAATAATAATAATAATAATACCAACGATAACGAAATTTTAGACGAAGAATATTATATTGAATTATCCCGAATCATTGATAAAATAAAAAAAGAAAATACTATAAAGAGAATTTATCCCAAAAAATTAGGTTTAGATGATTATCCTATTGAACAAATAACACATAAAGATGGAGCTTATGGAAAAGCCTTTTTACTTGAAATAGGCAGGGGTTGCCCACGAAGATGTAAGTTTTGTATGGCAAAATGTATATATCACCCGCCAAGGTATAGAAAACTCGATGATTTGAAATATTTAATCGACGAAGGGTTAAAACAGACTGACGCTGATAAGGTAGCTCTCATAGCACCCTCAGTAAGCGATTATAAACACGTTTTAGAATTATGTCAATATATAAAAGATAAAGATGTTAAAATTTCACCTTCATCTCTTAGGGCAGATACGCTTACAGATGAATTACTCGAAATTTTACAATTAAAATCCCTTACAATCGCCCCCGAAGCAGGTAGTCAGCGTATGAGGGATACGATATGTAAAGACGTCAGTAAAGAGGATATTTTAAATGCAGTGGATATTTCCAAGAAGTTTGGAATTAATACTGTAAAATTATATTATATGGTAGGTTTTAAGGGCGAAACAAAAGAAGATATTGAGGATATTATCAATTTAACAAAGGAGATTAAAGAAAAAGTCCGTAAAGTGGATGTAAGTATAAATCCAATGATTCCAAAGCCTCATACACCTTTTGAGTCCCATCCTTTTGATATAGGTGGCAAAAAGAAGATAAAAACCATTGAAAAGGAACTTAAAAAATATAAGGTAAGTGTGGATTATGAGAATTTTAATTCAATGATTGCACAAACTATATTGTGTAGGGGCGATTTTGAGATTTCGGAAGCTTTAAAATCTGTAAATAATGTTAATGAACTTATAAAAGCAGTAGACAAGGATGTATACCTTTGTGAATATGATGAAGAAGAAATGCCTTGGAAATTTATTCAAATAAACTAA